Proteins encoded in a region of the Carassius gibelio isolate Cgi1373 ecotype wild population from Czech Republic chromosome B5, carGib1.2-hapl.c, whole genome shotgun sequence genome:
- the LOC127958390 gene encoding myosin heavy chain, fast skeletal muscle-like — protein MSTDAEMAVYGKAAIYLRKPEKERIEAQNKPFDAKAACYVVDDKELYVKGTIKSRDGGKVTVIVNDTKEERVAKEDDVHPMNPPKFDKIEDMAMMTHLNEPSVLYNLKERYAAWMIYTYSGLFCATVNPYKWLPVYDAEVVAAYRGKKRMEAPPHIFSVSDNAYQAMLTDRENQSVLITGESGAGKTVNTKRVIQYFATVAVHGDKKKEQTPGKMQGSLEDQIIAANPLLEAYGNAKTVRNDNSSRFGKFIRIHFGTSGKLASADIETYLLEKSRVTFQLPDERGYHIFYQMMTNHKPELIEMTLITTNPYDFPMCSQGQITVASIDDKEELVATDTAIDILGFSAEEKMGIYKFTGAVLHHGNMKFKQKQREEQAEPDGTEEADKISYLLGLNSADMLKALCYPRVKVGNEFVTKGQTVPQVYNSVSALCKSIYERMFLWMVVRINQMLDTKQQRNFFIGVLDIAGFEIFDFNSMEQLCINFTNEKLQQFFNHHMFVLEQEEYKKEGIVWEFIDFGMDLAACIELIEKPMGIFSILEEECMFPKATDTSFKNKLYDQHLGKCNAFQKPKPAKGKAEAHFSLVHYAGTVDYNISGWLDKNKDPLNESVVQLYQKSSVKLLATLYPPVVEETGGGKKGGKKKGGSMQTVSSQFRENLGKLMTNLRSTHPHFVRCLIPNESKIPGLMENHLVIHQLRCNGVLEGIRICRKGFPSRILYGDFKQRYKVLNASVIPEGQFIDNKKASEKLLGSIDVDHDQYRFGHTKVFFKAGLLGTLEEMRDEKLAALVTMTQAVCRGYLMRREFVKMMERREAIYTIQYNVRSFMNVKHWPWMKVYYKIKPLLKSAETEKELATMKEDFVKCKEDLAKAEAKKKELEEKMVALLQEKNDLQLQVASESENLSDAEERCEGLIKSKIQLEAKLKETTERLEDEEEINAELTAKKRKLEDECSELKKDIDDLELTLAKVEKEKHATENKVKNLTEEMAAQDESIGKLTKEKKALQEAHQQTLDDLQAEEDKVNTLTKSKTKLEQQVDDLEGSLEQEKKLRMDLERAKRKLEGDLKLAQESIMDLENDKQQSDEKLKKKDFETSQLLSKIEDEQSLGAQLQKKIKELQARIEELEEEIEAERAARAKVEKQRADLSRELEEISERLEEAGGATAAQIEMNKKREAEFQKLRRDLEESTLQHEATAAALRKKQADSVAELGEQIDNLQRVKQKLEKEKSEFKMEIDDLSSNMEAVAKAKANLEKISRTLEDQLSEIKSKNDENLRQINDLSAQRARLQTENGEFGRQLEEKEALVSQLTRGKQAFTQQIEELKRQIEEEIKAKNALAHAVQSARHDCDLLREQFEEEQEAKAELQRGMSKANSEVAQWRTKYETDAIQRTEELEESKKKLAQRLQEAEEQIEAVNSKCASLEKTKQRLQGEVEDLMIDVERANSLAANLDKKQRNFDKVLAEWKQKYEEGQAELEGAQKEARSLSTELFKMKNSYEESLDQLETLKRENKNLQQEISDLTEQLGETGKSIHELEKSKKAVETEKAEIQTALEEAEGTLEHEESKILRVQLELNQVKGEIDRKLAEKDEEMEQIKRNSQRVIESMQSTLDSEVRSRNDALRIKKKMEGDLNEMEIQLSHANRQASEAQKQLRNVQGQLKDAQLHLDDALRGQEDMKEQVAMVERRNTLMQAEIEELRAALEQTERGRKVAEQELVDASERVGLLHSQNTSLLNTKKKLETDLVQIQSEVDDTVQEARNAEEKAKKAITDAAMMAEELKKEQDTSAHLERMKKNLEVTVKDLQHRLDEAENLAMKGGKKQLQKLESRVRELEAEVEAEQRRGADAVKGVRKYERRVKELTYQTEEDKKNLNRLQDLVDKLQLKVKAYKRQSEEAEEQANTHLSKLRKAQHELEEAEERADIAESQVNKLRAKSRDAGKGKEAAE, from the exons ATGAGTACGGACGCGGAGATGGCCGTTTATGGCAAGGCTGCCATTTACCTCCGTAAGCCTGAGAAGGAGAGAATCGAGGCTCAGAACAAACCATTTGATGCCAAAGCTGCTTGCTATGTGGTTGATGATAAAGAGCTGTACGTCAAGGGAACGATCAAGAGCAGAGATGGTGGCAAAGTCACTGTCATTGTGAATGACACTAAAGAG GAGAGAGTTGCAAAGGAGGATGATGTCCACCCAATGAATCCTCCAAAGTTTGACAAGATTGAGGACATGGCCATGATGACCCATCTCAATGAACCCTCTGTGCTGTATAACCTCAAAGAGCGTTATGCCGCATGGATGATCTAC ACTTACTCTGGGCTTTTTTGCGCTACTGTGAACCCCTACAAGTGGCTCCCAGTGTATGATGCAGAAGTGGTGGCTGCCTACAGAGGCAAGAAGCGTATGGAGGCCCCACCCCACATCTTCTCTGTCTCTGACAACGCCTATCAGGCCATGCTGACTG ACAGAGAGAACCAGTCTGTCCTGATTAC TGGAGAATCTGGTGCTGGAAAGACTGTGAACACCAAACGTGTCATCCAGTACTTTGCCACAGTTGCAGTTCATGGTGACAAGAAGAAAGAGCAGACTCCTGGCAAAATGCAG GGCTCTCTTGAGGATCAGATCATTGCTGCTAACCCTCTGCTTGAGGCTTATGGTAATGCCAAGACTGTGAGAAATGACAACTCCTCTCGTTTT ggtaaattCATCAGAATTCATTTCGGCACATCAGGAAAACTGGCTAGTGCTGATATTGAGACAT ATCTGCTGGAGAAGTCTAGAGTGACATTCCAGCTTCCAGATGAGAGAGGCTACCACATCTTCTACCAGATGATGACCAACCATAAGCCTGAGCTGATCG AAATGACGCTCATCACCACCAACCCTTATGACTTCCCCATGTGCAGTCAGGGTCAGATCacagtggcaagcattgatgaTAAAGAGGAGCTGGTTGCTACTGAT ACTGCTATTGACATTCTGGGCTTCAGTGCTGAGGAGAAGATGGGCATCTACAAGTTCACTGGAGCTGTGCTTCATCATGGTAACATGAAGTTCAAGCAGAAGCAGCGTGAGGAGCAGGCTGAGCCTGATGGCACAGAGG aGGCTGACAAAATCTCCTACCTTCTGGGTTTGAACTCTGCTGATATGCTGAAGGCTTTGTGCTATCCCAGAGTAAAAGTCGGTAACGAGTTTGTGACCAAAGGCCAAACAGTACCACAG GTTTACAACTCTGTTAGCGCCTTGTGCAAATCTATCTATGAGAGGATGTTCTTGTGGATGGTCGTTCGTATCAACCAGATGTTGGacacaaaacaacaaagaaaTTTCTTCATTGGTGTGCTGGATATCGCTGGCTTTGAGATTTTTGAT TTCAACAGCATGGAGCAGCTGTGCATCAACTTCACCAACGAGAAACTGCAACAGTTTTTCAACCACCACATGTTTGTGCTGGAACAAGAGGAGTACAAGAAGGAGGGCATTGTTTGGGAATTCATTGACTTTGGCATGGACTTGGCTGCTTGCATTGAGCTCATTGAGAAG CCCATGGGTATCTTCTCCATCCTTGAAGAGGAGTGCATGTTCCCCAAGGCTACAGACACTTCCTTCAAGAACAAGCTGTATGATCAGCATCTTGGCAAGTGCAATGCTTTCCAGAAACCAAAGCCTGCCAAAGGCAAGGCTGAGGCCCACTTCTCCCTGGTCCACTACGCTGGAACTGTGGACTACAACATTTCTGGCTGGTTGGACAAGAACAAGGATCCACTGAACGAGTCTGTTGTGCAGCTTTACCAGAAGTCTTCTGTCAAACTGCTGGCTACTCTCTACCCACCTGTTGTTGAgg AGACTGGTGGTGGAAAGAAGGGAGGCAAGAAGAAGGGTGGTTCCATGCAGACTGTGTCTTCACAGTTTAGA GAGAACTTGGGCAAGCTCATGACCAACTTGAGGAGCACTCACCCTCACTTTGTGCGCTGTCTGATTCCCAATGAGTCCAAGATCCCAg GTCTCATGGAGAACCACCTGGTTATCCACCAGCTGAGGTGTAACGGTGTGCTGGAGGGCATCAGAATCTGCAGAAAGGGCTTCCCCAGCAGAATCCTCTATGGTGACTTCAAGCAGAG ATACAAGGTGCTGAATGCCAGTGTAATCCCAGAGGGACAGTTTATTGACAACAAGAAAGCTTCTGAGAAACTCCTGGGATCCATAGACGTTGATCACGACCAATACAGATTTGGACACACAAAG gtGTTCTTCAAAGCTGGTCTTCTGGGTACTCTTGAGGAGATGCGTGATGAGAAACTGGCTGCTCTGGTCACAATGACTCAGGCTGTCTGCCGTGGTTATCTGATGAGGAGAGAGTTTGTGAAGATGATGGAGAGGAG GGAGGCAATTTACACCATCCAATACAACGTCCGCTCTTTCATGAACGTCAAACACTGGCCATGGATGAAGGTTTACTACAAGATTAAGCCTCTGCTGAAGAGTGCTGAGACTGAGAAGGAGCTGGCAACCATGAAAGAGGACTTTGTAAAATGCAAAGAAGATCTTGCCAAGGCAGAGGCCAAAAAGAAGGAGCTTGAAGAGAAGATGGTGGCACTGCTGCAGGAGAAAAATGATCTGCAGCTGCAAGTAGCATCT GAATCTGAGAATCTGTCAGATGCTGAGGAGAGATGTGAAGGTCTGATCAAGAGCAAAATCCAGCTTGAagctaaactcaaagagacaacTGAGAGACTGGAAGATGAGGAAGAAATCAATGCTGAACTGACAGCCAAGAAGAGGAAGCTGGAGGATGAGTGCTCTGAGCTGAAGAAAGACATTGATGACCTGGAGCTCACCTTGGCAAAAGtggaaaaggagaaacatgccACTGAGAACAAG gtcaaaaacTTGACTGAGGAAATGGCAGCTCAGGACGAGAGCATTGGCAAACTTACGAAGGAGAAGAAAGCCCTCCAAGAGGCACATCAGCAGACCCTGGATGATCTCCAGGCAGAAGAGGACAAAGTCAACACCCTGACCAAATCCAAGACAAAGCTTGAGCAGCAAGTTGATGAT CTGGAAGGTTCCCTTGAACAAGAGAAGAAGCTCCGCATGGACCTTGAGAGAGCAAAGAGAAAGCTTGAAGGAGACCTGAAATTAGCCCAAGAGTCCATCATGGACCTCGAGAATGACAAGCAACAATCTGATGAGAAGCTGAAGAA AAAAGACTTTGAAACAAGCCAGCTGCTCAGCAAGATTGAAGATGAACAATCTCTGGGTGCTCAACTCCAGAAGAAGATCAAGGAGcttcag GCTCGCATTGAGGAACTGGAGGAAGAGATTGAGGCTGAGCGTGCTGCTCGTGCCAAGGTTGAGAAGCAGAGAGCTGATCTCTCCAGGGAACTTGAGGAGATCAGTGAGAGGCTTGAGGAGGCTGGAGGAGCCACTGCTGCTCAGATCGAGATGAATAAGAAGCGTGAAGCTGAATTCCAGAAGCTGCGTCGTGATCTTGAAGAGTCCACCCTCCAGCATGAAGCTACGGCTGCTGCCCTCCGTAAGAAGCAGGCAGACAGTGTGGCCGAGCTGGGAGAGCAAATCGACAACCTCCAGCGTGTCAAGCAGAAGCTTGAGAAAGAGAAGAGTGAATTCAAAATGGAGATCGATGATCTCTCCAGCAACATGGAGGCTGTTGCCAAAGCAAAG GCCAATCTTGAGAAGATTTCCCGCACCCTTGAGGACCAACTTAGTGAAATAAAGTCCAAGAATGATGAAAACCTTCGCCAGATAAATGACCTCAGTGCTCAAAGAGCAAGACTTCAAACTGAAAATG GTGAGTTTGGCCGTCAACTGGAGGAGAAAGAGGCTCTGGTTTCTCAGCTCACCAGAGGCAAACAAGCTTTCACTCAGCAAATTGAGGAGCTTAAGAGGCAGATTGAAGAGGAGATTAAG GCTAAGAATGCACTGGCCCATGCTGTGCAATCAGCCCGTCATGACTGCGACCTGCTCCGTGAGCAGTTTGAGGAAGAGCAGGAGGCAAAGGCTGAGCTGCAGAGGGGAATGTCAAAGGCCAACAGTGAAGTTGCACAGTGGAGAACCAAATATGAAACTGACGCCATCCAGCGCACTGAGGAGCTTGAAGAGTCCAA GAAGAAGTTGGCTCAGCGTCTGCAAGAGGCAGAAGAACAAATTGAGGCTGTGAACTCCAAATGTGCCTCTCTGGAGAAGACCAAACAGAGACTCCAGGGTGAAGTGGAGGACCTCATGATTGATGTGGAGAGAGCCAATTCTTTGGCTGCCAATCTTGACAAGAAGCAGAGGAACtttgacaag GTCCTGGCAGAATGGAAGCAGAAATATGAAGAAGGTCAGGCAGAGCTGGAAGGTGCCCAGAAAGAGGCTCGTTCACTCAGCACTGAGCTGTTCAAGATGAAAAACTCCTATGAGGAGTCTTTAGATCAGCTGGAGACCCTCAAGAGAGAGAACAAGAATCTGCAGC AGGAGATTTCAGATCTGACAGAGCAGCTGGGTGAGACTGGTAAGAGCATCCATGAGCTGGAAAAATCTAAGAAAGCAGTGGAGACTGAAAAGGCAGAGATTCAGACCGCCCTGGAGGAGGCTGAA gGCACCCTGGAGCATGAGGAGTCCAAGATTCTTCGTGTCCAGCTTGAGCTTAACCAGGTCAAGGGGGAGATTGACAGGAAGCTTGCAGAGAAGGATGAGGAGATGGAGCAGATCAAGAGGAACAGCCAGAGAGTCATTGAATCCATGCagagcactctggactctgaggtCAGGAGCAGGAATGATGCCCTGAGAATCAAGAAGAAGATGGAGGGAGACCTTAATGAGATGGAGATTCAGCTGAGCCATGCCAATCGCCAGGCTTCTGAGGCCCAGAAACAGCTCAGGAACGTTCAGGGACAACTCAAG GATGCCCAACTGCACCTTGACGATGCTCTGAGAGGACAGGAAGACATGAAGGAGCAGGTGGCAATGGTGGAGCGCAGAAACACTCTGATGCAAGCTGAGATTGAGGAGCTGAGAGCTGCTCTGGAGCAGACAGAGAGAGGCCGCAAAGTGGCTGAACAAGAGCTGGTGGACGCCAGTGAGCGTGTTGGGCTGTTGCACTCTCAG AACACAAGTCTCCTGAACACCAAGAAGAAGCTTGAGACTGACCTTGTTCAGATCCAGAGTGAAGTTGATGACACTGTACAGGAAGCCAGAAACGCAGAGGAGAAGGCCAAGAAGGCCATCACTGAT GCTGCAATGATGGCAGAGGAACTCAAGAAGGAGCAGGACACCAGTGCTCACCTTGAGAGGATGAAGAAGAATCTGGAGGTGACAGTGAAGGACCTGCAGCACCGTCTGGATGAGGCTGAGAATCTGGCCATGAAGGGAGGAAAGAAACAACTCCAGAAACTGGAGTCCAGA GTCCGTGAGCTTGAGGCTGAAGTTGAAGCAGAGCAGAGACGTGGAGCTGATGCTGTTAAAGGTGTCCGCAAATATGAGAGAAGAGTCAAGGAGCTCACCTACcag ACTGAGGAGGATAAGAAGAACCTCAACAGACTGCAGGATCTGGTTGACAAGCTTCAGCTGAAGGTCAAGGCTTACAAGAGGCAGTCTGAAGAAGCT GAGGAACAAGCCAATACTCACCTTTCCAAGTTGAGGAAGGCGCAGCATGAGCTGGAGGAGGCTGAGGAGCGTGCAGACATTGCTGAGTCTCAGGTCAACAAGCTCAGAGCCAAGAGCCGTGATGCTGGAAAG gGCAAAGAGGCAGCTGAGTGA